From Ochotona princeps isolate mOchPri1 chromosome X, mOchPri1.hap1, whole genome shotgun sequence, one genomic window encodes:
- the GABARAP gene encoding gamma-aminobutyric acid receptor-associated protein yields the protein MKFVYKEEHPFEKHRSEGEKIRKKYPDRVPVIVEKAPKARIGDLDKKKYLVPSDLTVGQFYFLIRKRIHLRAEDALFFFVNNVIPPTSATMGQLYQEHHEEDFFLYIAYSDESVYGL from the coding sequence ATGAAGTTCGTATACAAGGAGGAGCATCCGTTCGAGAAACACCGCTCTGAGGGCGAGAAGATCAGAAAGAAATACCCAGACCGGGTGCCGGTGATAGTAGAAAAGGCTCCCAAAGCCCGGATAGGAGACCTGGACAAGAAGAAGTACCTGGTGCCTTCTGACCTCACAGTCGGTCAGTTCTACTTCCTGATCCGGAAGCGAATTCATCTCCGAGCTGAGGACgccttgtttttctttgtcaaCAATGTCATTCCACCCACCAGTGCCACGATGGGTCAGCTCTACCAGGAGCACCACGAGGAGGACTTCTTTCTGTACATTGCCTACAGCGACGAAAGTGTCTATGGTCTGTGA